A single window of Hyphomicrobiales bacterium DNA harbors:
- the gsiA gene encoding Glutathione import ATP-binding protein GsiA: protein MTREDLILSVKDLNVRLPLDGDRVFGVQDVCFDVHAGQTLCIVGESGSGKSLTAQSILGLLPKRFAKPQGQIVFSGQNLLDLGPEALRRIRGDGIGMIFQEPMTALNPVWKIGTQLDEVLLTHRAMSKAERAARIAEIMAEVNLPAPELLQRYPHELSGGQRQRVMIAMALILEPKLLIADEPTTALDVTTQAQILKLIRNLQDKHGTGVLFITHDFGVVSDIADAVTVMQGGQVVESGAAGDVLRNPQHAYTRALIDAVPKGRFGAPRAIDASKVVLKVENLSKTYRRGGLSLRRRKGFKALHDVSLEIRGDEIVGLVGESGSGKSTVARCVSRLTDPDSGLIALNGTDLSTVRGSALRGMRRWVQVVFQDPYSSLNPRRTVGELIAQGLINFGMTKDQALLRAAEMLKVVNLEPTAVSRYPSDFSGGQRQRIGIARALAMEPQLLIADEAVSALDVSVQAQVLKLIRKVRDDLGLAVLFITHDLRVAAELCDRIVVMQHGRLVEAGTARDILINPQQDYTRQLIAAMPGQSWLNA from the coding sequence ATGACCCGGGAAGACCTCATCCTCAGTGTGAAGGACCTAAACGTCCGCTTGCCGCTCGACGGCGACCGCGTCTTCGGCGTGCAGGACGTGTGTTTCGATGTCCACGCGGGCCAGACCTTGTGCATTGTCGGCGAAAGCGGTTCCGGCAAGTCGCTGACCGCGCAATCGATCCTCGGCCTTTTGCCCAAGCGCTTCGCCAAGCCGCAGGGGCAGATCGTCTTCAGCGGCCAAAACCTGCTCGATCTTGGGCCGGAAGCGCTCCGCCGGATTCGCGGCGACGGCATCGGCATGATCTTTCAGGAACCGATGACCGCACTCAACCCGGTCTGGAAGATCGGCACACAGCTCGACGAGGTGCTGCTGACGCATCGCGCGATGAGCAAGGCCGAGCGGGCTGCGCGCATCGCCGAGATCATGGCGGAGGTCAATCTACCGGCTCCCGAACTCTTGCAGCGCTATCCGCACGAACTGTCGGGAGGACAGCGTCAGCGTGTCATGATCGCCATGGCGCTGATCCTGGAGCCGAAGCTCCTCATCGCCGATGAACCGACCACGGCGCTCGATGTGACGACCCAGGCGCAGATCCTGAAACTGATCCGCAATTTGCAGGACAAGCACGGGACCGGCGTGCTCTTCATTACTCATGATTTTGGCGTGGTCAGCGATATCGCCGATGCGGTCACAGTGATGCAGGGGGGTCAGGTCGTGGAAAGTGGCGCGGCAGGCGACGTGCTGCGCAATCCGCAGCATGCCTATACCCGCGCCTTGATCGATGCCGTGCCGAAGGGGCGCTTCGGGGCGCCTCGGGCGATCGATGCCAGCAAGGTGGTGCTCAAGGTCGAAAATCTGTCCAAGACCTATCGGCGAGGCGGGCTCAGCCTGCGCCGCCGCAAAGGTTTCAAGGCGCTGCATGATGTGTCGCTGGAAATCCGGGGTGACGAGATCGTCGGGCTCGTAGGCGAGAGCGGCTCCGGCAAGAGCACGGTCGCGCGCTGCGTCAGCCGCCTGACTGACCCCGATTCCGGGCTGATCGCGCTGAATGGGACGGATCTGTCGACGGTTCGCGGCAGCGCGCTGCGGGGAATGCGGCGCTGGGTCCAAGTGGTCTTCCAGGACCCCTACAGCTCGCTCAATCCTCGTCGAACGGTGGGTGAGCTCATTGCGCAGGGGCTGATCAATTTCGGCATGACCAAGGATCAGGCCCTCTTGCGGGCAGCGGAAATGCTGAAGGTCGTCAATCTGGAGCCAACCGCCGTGTCGCGCTACCCGTCGGATTTCTCCGGCGGGCAGCGGCAGCGCATTGGCATCGCGCGCGCGCTAGCGATGGAGCCGCAGCTCCTCATCGCCGATGAGGCCGTTTCAGCGCTCGATGTTTCCGTCCAGGCCCAGGTGCTCAAGCTGATCCGCAAGGTCCGCGACGACCTTGGATTAGCCGTGCTCTTTATCACCCATGACCTGCGTGTGGCGGCCGAACTTTGCGACCGCATCGTCGTGATGCAGCATGGGCGGTTGGTCGAGGCCGGAACAGCGCGCGACATCCTCATCAATCCGCAGCAGGATTACACACGCCAGCTGATCGCGGCGATGCCCGGACAGAGCTGGTTGAACGCGTGA
- a CDS encoding 3beta-hydroxysteroid dehydrogenase 1, protein MSTLSVDLRGRVAVVSGGASGIGLALARALLANGACVVVGCLAPEQNIVVSPEAGWETFCCDVTDRGQIIALADHAEKRFGPVDILVNSAGIVAYSPFVTMASEEWQRIMDVNLNGAFHITQIFAQRMVAGGRGGRIINISSVSARQPARERAHYCAAKAGLSMMTEVAALELAPAGITVNAIGPGTVETPFTQARLADPERREKARAAIPVGRFAAPGDMVGMALLLASDAGAYITGQTLLVDGGLGL, encoded by the coding sequence ATGAGCACTCTTTCCGTGGATTTGCGCGGCCGGGTCGCGGTCGTCTCTGGCGGGGCCTCGGGTATTGGCCTTGCCCTCGCGCGGGCTTTGTTGGCCAACGGGGCGTGCGTTGTCGTCGGATGTCTGGCACCTGAGCAAAACATCGTCGTCAGTCCGGAGGCGGGGTGGGAGACGTTCTGCTGCGATGTCACAGATCGTGGACAGATCATTGCGCTCGCCGACCATGCCGAGAAGCGTTTCGGGCCGGTCGATATCCTAGTCAATAGCGCGGGAATCGTCGCCTACTCGCCGTTCGTCACCATGGCGAGCGAGGAGTGGCAGCGCATCATGGATGTGAACCTGAACGGCGCCTTCCACATCACCCAGATTTTCGCGCAGCGGATGGTGGCTGGTGGCCGGGGCGGCCGCATCATCAACATCTCCTCCGTGTCCGCCCGGCAGCCGGCGCGAGAGCGCGCCCATTACTGTGCCGCCAAAGCAGGTTTGTCGATGATGACGGAGGTCGCGGCGCTCGAACTCGCGCCCGCGGGCATCACCGTCAACGCGATCGGCCCCGGCACCGTCGAGACACCCTTTACGCAGGCGCGTCTCGCCGATCCCGAGCGCCGCGAGAAGGCGCGCGCGGCGATCCCCGTCGGACGCTTCGCGGCACCCGGCGATATGGTGGGCATGGCGCTGCTGCTCGCCTCCGACGCGGGCGCCTACATCACCGGACAAACTCTCCTGGTCGACGGCGGGCTCGGGCTATGA
- the rhaM gene encoding L-rhamnose mutarotase, translating into MSVEEQAFRMKLKRGAATEYRRRHDAIWPELVADMRARGICDYRIWLDEATGDLFAVIRRDPAITANAAPSAIVRRWWDFMADLMEVQADNAPLQSPLTSAFVWVGSR; encoded by the coding sequence ATGAGCGTGGAAGAACAAGCCTTCCGCATGAAGCTGAAGCGCGGGGCGGCGACCGAATACCGCCGGCGCCACGATGCCATCTGGCCGGAACTCGTCGCCGACATGCGCGCGCGAGGGATCTGCGATTACCGTATCTGGCTCGATGAGGCGACGGGGGATCTGTTCGCCGTCATCCGCCGGGATCCCGCGATCACCGCCAATGCCGCGCCGTCCGCCATCGTGCGGCGCTGGTGGGATTTCATGGCGGACCTCATGGAGGTTCAAGCGGACAATGCACCCCTCCAATCGCCGCTGACCTCCGCGTTCGTGTGGGTGGGCTCGCGATGA
- a CDS encoding hypothetical protein (Evidence 5 : Unknown function) codes for MLSPNGFVTHKFVVSEGATRRARRLLWDELRVIAEPGGAAALAALATLPWLRAYGFMLAPSDLTRWDSQSILR; via the coding sequence TTGCTATCGCCCAACGGCTTCGTCACGCACAAATTCGTGGTGTCCGAGGGGGCGACCCGTCGTGCCCGGCGACTGCTCTGGGATGAGTTGCGCGTGATCGCTGAGCCTGGCGGAGCCGCCGCGCTCGCAGCCCTCGCAACTCTGCCATGGCTTCGAGCCTATGGCTTTATGTTGGCGCCTTCGGATCTGACTCGCTGGGATTCCCAAAGTATCTTGAGATGA
- a CDS encoding conserved exported hypothetical protein (Evidence 4 : Unknown function but conserved in other organisms): MKSYLRLACATLVAAFALPCGAAMAQVSQETVRSLGAPDTAQTRIGTLEFKDGAPTAETASKVYDTLDFTRALNVYNNSFRGASALALVKGFESIGVKPGDVAIFSDLMDSNSLFLTANADTVYYLTALDLSKGPVVVEQPTDAVGTINDMWFSWIIDIGGPGPDRGLGGKYLIVGPGYEGPLPEGGYFVAHSKTNLALYAARAYLVDNDPKPAVENVKKNLKIYPYQPGSFGTSIAQALEGTVRIAGEPKIPEMKFIEASGRSFNTIPPSGYGFFEMINENVQNEPATSYDVELAGQLAAIGIVHGKTFAPDERMKKILSDAALVGQASGRALNWRYAMQHPDWAYYKDSQWGSMLWDGGAFFETPPPIFKNGMFEPLAPTGARTLDSRIAFYYGYTLDSPGMIMRIPGVGSQYLMSFLDPDGGPFDGAKTYKVTLPKDIPAEAFWSFTLYDNQTRSMLQTPQKYPRAGSQSYPSPAAEAAADGTTTIYFGPTQPNGVARGNWIQTVPGKGWFTILRLYSPLPSFFDKTWRPSEIALVK, translated from the coding sequence ATGAAAAGCTACCTGAGATTGGCCTGCGCTACTCTCGTCGCTGCCTTCGCGCTGCCCTGCGGCGCTGCGATGGCGCAGGTGTCCCAAGAGACCGTTCGGTCTCTTGGCGCGCCCGACACGGCGCAGACGCGCATCGGCACGCTGGAGTTCAAGGACGGCGCGCCGACCGCCGAAACCGCCAGCAAAGTTTACGACACGCTTGATTTCACCCGGGCGCTCAACGTCTACAACAACAGCTTCCGCGGTGCCTCGGCCTTGGCGCTCGTCAAGGGCTTCGAGAGCATTGGCGTCAAGCCCGGCGATGTCGCCATCTTTTCCGATCTTATGGATTCCAACTCGCTGTTCCTTACGGCGAATGCCGACACGGTCTACTACCTCACCGCTCTCGATCTGAGCAAAGGCCCGGTGGTGGTCGAGCAGCCGACGGACGCCGTCGGCACGATCAACGACATGTGGTTCTCCTGGATCATCGACATCGGCGGGCCAGGTCCTGACCGCGGGCTCGGTGGCAAGTATTTGATCGTCGGGCCGGGCTATGAGGGCCCGCTGCCTGAGGGCGGCTACTTCGTTGCGCATTCAAAGACGAACCTCGCCCTTTACGCCGCGCGCGCGTATCTCGTCGATAACGACCCCAAGCCGGCCGTCGAGAACGTCAAGAAAAACCTGAAGATCTATCCCTACCAGCCGGGCTCCTTCGGAACGAGCATCGCGCAAGCCCTCGAGGGCACTGTGCGCATCGCAGGCGAGCCGAAGATCCCCGAGATGAAGTTCATCGAAGCCAGCGGGCGGTCGTTCAACACGATTCCGCCGAGCGGCTACGGTTTCTTCGAGATGATCAACGAGAACGTCCAGAACGAGCCCGCCACCAGCTATGACGTCGAGCTGGCTGGCCAGCTCGCAGCCATCGGGATCGTGCATGGCAAGACATTCGCCCCTGACGAGCGGATGAAGAAGATCCTGTCGGACGCAGCCCTAGTTGGCCAGGCGAGCGGCCGGGCCCTCAACTGGCGCTATGCGATGCAGCACCCGGACTGGGCCTACTACAAGGATTCGCAGTGGGGCAGCATGCTCTGGGACGGCGGCGCGTTTTTCGAGACGCCGCCGCCTATCTTCAAGAACGGCATGTTCGAGCCGCTGGCGCCGACCGGCGCGCGCACGCTCGATTCCCGCATCGCCTTCTACTACGGCTACACGCTCGACTCCCCCGGCATGATCATGCGCATCCCGGGTGTGGGCTCGCAGTACCTCATGAGCTTCCTCGATCCTGATGGGGGCCCCTTCGACGGCGCCAAGACCTACAAGGTGACGCTGCCCAAGGACATTCCCGCCGAGGCGTTCTGGTCCTTCACACTCTATGACAACCAGACGCGCTCCATGCTGCAGACGCCGCAGAAATATCCGCGCGCCGGCAGCCAGAGCTATCCCTCTCCGGCCGCCGAGGCCGCCGCCGATGGTACGACCACGATCTATTTCGGCCCCACCCAGCCGAACGGCGTGGCACGCGGCAACTGGATCCAGACCGTCCCCGGGAAGGGCTGGTTCACAATTCTGCGCCTCTACAGCCCGTTGCCGTCGTTCTTCGACAAGACCTGGCGGCCGAGCGAAATTGCGCTGGTGAAGTGA
- a CDS encoding hypothetical protein (Evidence 5 : Unknown function): protein MVFPSFIAIRNARWLTRHHASARSRLLLRHCDDRQMSGLQFARDTYYYDIKPLLSLATTHFAPSSQHTRSARRLDE, encoded by the coding sequence ATGGTCTTTCCATCATTTATCGCAATTCGGAATGCGCGGTGGCTTACCCGGCACCACGCATCGGCACGGTCGCGATTATTGCTGCGCCATTGTGACGACCGGCAGATGTCAGGCCTCCAGTTTGCGCGAGACACTTACTATTATGACATTAAACCTTTATTGAGCCTCGCAACCACTCATTTTGCGCCATCATCCCAGCATACCCGGAGCGCCCGGCGCCTCGATGAATGA
- a CDS encoding LysE family translocator, whose translation MPDFTQFALYFAAALLLAITPGPSIFYVAARTLAGGRAEGIASSFGTGLGGMVHVFAGSLGVSALVLASAELFAALKLVGAAYLVWLGVRTILATRREAVTMLAGGIATPPIGSRRAFREGVFVEALNPKTAAFFLALIPQFVDPGVGYVALQFMVLGFVSVALNTLADAIVALGASRIRDGAAARPGIIRQLRAVSGGAMIALGVGLALAKRPTA comes from the coding sequence ATGCCCGACTTCACACAGTTCGCGCTGTACTTCGCCGCGGCGCTCCTGCTTGCCATAACGCCCGGTCCAAGCATCTTCTACGTCGCGGCGCGTACCCTCGCCGGGGGGCGTGCGGAAGGTATCGCCTCTAGTTTCGGCACCGGGCTGGGCGGCATGGTGCACGTTTTCGCAGGGAGCTTGGGCGTGTCTGCCCTTGTACTCGCAAGCGCAGAGCTGTTCGCCGCCTTGAAGCTGGTCGGAGCAGCCTATCTTGTGTGGCTCGGCGTGCGCACGATCCTGGCGACCCGCCGTGAAGCCGTTACAATGCTGGCTGGAGGGATCGCTACGCCACCGATTGGATCGCGACGCGCATTTCGCGAAGGAGTGTTCGTCGAAGCATTGAACCCGAAAACAGCGGCCTTTTTCCTCGCCCTCATTCCGCAGTTCGTCGATCCAGGCGTAGGTTATGTCGCACTGCAATTCATGGTGCTGGGCTTTGTGTCGGTTGCGCTCAACACTCTCGCAGATGCCATTGTGGCCTTGGGGGCGAGCCGTATCCGAGATGGTGCTGCGGCCCGGCCCGGGATTATCCGCCAGCTTAGAGCCGTATCTGGTGGCGCCATGATCGCCCTTGGCGTAGGCCTCGCTCTGGCAAAGCGTCCCACTGCTTGA
- a CDS encoding Thioesterase, whose translation MAYILAIIRRVIMSRRQAPLARGEFLIFIPILTRWADNDVYGHINNVTYYSFFDTAINRWLIERNHLDINTSSTIGVVVETGCTYFESISFPDNVEVGLSVNRIGVSSVRYSVGVFKVDSKIACAQGHFTHVYVDRLTRRPVEISEKLRLALENISKKPDRL comes from the coding sequence ATGGCGTATATATTAGCAATAATTCGGAGAGTTATTATGAGTCGACGTCAAGCGCCTCTTGCTCGTGGTGAGTTTCTCATATTTATCCCGATATTGACGCGGTGGGCCGACAATGATGTCTACGGCCATATCAATAATGTCACCTATTATTCTTTTTTTGACACAGCTATAAATCGATGGCTAATTGAAAGAAATCATCTTGATATTAATACGAGTTCTACAATCGGCGTTGTTGTGGAAACGGGTTGCACGTATTTTGAAAGTATTTCTTTTCCAGATAATGTAGAAGTTGGTTTGTCGGTGAATAGAATTGGCGTTAGTTCGGTGAGGTATTCTGTTGGGGTTTTTAAAGTAGATTCGAAAATTGCTTGCGCGCAAGGGCATTTTACGCATGTCTATGTCGATCGTCTTACGCGAAGGCCTGTTGAAATTTCTGAAAAGCTCCGCTTGGCGCTGGAGAATATTTCAAAGAAACCTGATCGGCTCTAA
- a CDS encoding hypothetical protein (Evidence 5 : Unknown function), with product MLIYTPYHSKFRVFTPIYTYYIFSTKPKRTNHIELQFTSSFRPFAERHYEQPNSLQGASSQGVNIKI from the coding sequence TTGCTAATATATACGCCATATCATTCGAAATTTCGGGTATTCACTCCTATTTACACCTATTACATCTTCTCAACGAAGCCAAAACGTACAAATCACATTGAATTACAGTTCACCTCCTCGTTTCGACCGTTCGCAGAGAGGCATTACGAGCAGCCAAATTCCTTGCAGGGAGCCTCTAGCCAAGGAGTGAACATCAAGATATGA
- a CDS encoding Peripla_BP_6 domain-containing protein, with the protein MVGKLICCLSISAVLVATPAVAETVKIGVIMGLSGPPTIVDFGESWMQGVETAVREYKESGGKHQIELITYNDEAKPERAVALAQRLISNDKVSIALGTVNSGNAAAFAPLFQEAKIPVLVGPAIATNIVEQFKHEKPSYVFRCSLVEKFQVEKLLDWTTTNFKKVGLLHATSGYGIFAAGEVRNGLKARGYDLVAVEAVAPNVTDYSPQLLKLREAGAEIVLNFTDTYELFYRAATKINWKPATAGNWGLASQMLFKVVGEKAIEGTSMVVPVDTRAERVTAFNDKLQKHYGSKFRWPPVAVLGYDSARLALAAIDKAGVKPADIRDALEKIDDFQAISGAPKQPFTAENHECLSPETIFLGQWKNGSVVTISN; encoded by the coding sequence ATGGTAGGCAAACTAATTTGCTGCCTTTCAATCTCGGCGGTTCTCGTTGCGACGCCTGCAGTTGCCGAGACCGTCAAAATCGGCGTCATAATGGGTTTGAGCGGCCCGCCGACGATCGTCGACTTCGGTGAGTCCTGGATGCAGGGTGTCGAGACCGCAGTCAGGGAATACAAAGAGTCCGGCGGCAAACACCAGATCGAGCTCATCACCTATAACGACGAGGCCAAGCCGGAGCGTGCCGTCGCGCTCGCCCAGCGCCTGATTTCGAACGACAAGGTCTCGATCGCGCTCGGCACCGTCAACAGCGGCAACGCCGCAGCCTTCGCTCCGCTCTTCCAGGAGGCCAAGATTCCTGTCTTGGTCGGCCCCGCAATCGCGACGAACATCGTCGAGCAGTTCAAGCACGAGAAGCCGAGCTACGTCTTTCGCTGCTCGCTGGTCGAGAAGTTCCAAGTCGAAAAGCTTCTCGACTGGACGACCACTAACTTCAAGAAAGTCGGCCTCCTGCACGCAACGTCAGGCTACGGTATCTTTGCTGCGGGCGAGGTGCGCAACGGCCTCAAGGCGCGCGGATATGACCTCGTTGCCGTTGAAGCCGTCGCTCCGAACGTTACAGACTACAGTCCGCAGCTGCTCAAGCTGCGCGAAGCGGGGGCCGAGATCGTCCTGAACTTCACAGACACCTATGAGCTATTCTACAGGGCGGCCACCAAGATAAACTGGAAGCCTGCAACTGCCGGCAATTGGGGGCTGGCCTCCCAGATGCTATTCAAGGTGGTGGGCGAGAAGGCGATCGAAGGCACTTCGATGGTGGTGCCGGTCGATACCCGCGCCGAGCGTGTCACCGCCTTCAACGACAAGCTGCAGAAGCACTACGGCAGCAAGTTCCGCTGGCCGCCCGTCGCCGTGCTGGGCTACGACTCGGCCCGGCTCGCCCTGGCGGCGATCGACAAAGCCGGCGTCAAGCCCGCCGACATCCGCGACGCACTTGAGAAAATCGACGATTTCCAGGCGATCTCGGGCGCTCCGAAGCAACCCTTCACCGCCGAGAACCATGAGTGCCTTTCGCCCGAGACCATCTTCCTGGGTCAATGGAAGAACGGCTCGGTCGTGACGATTTCGAACTGA
- a CDS encoding Branched-chain amino acid ABC transporter permease, with translation MSTNFIQVLLTGLTMGSVYTLMGLGLFITFLTSRALNFGQGDLLMIAAFIAMALGTDGMGPAPTILLTLAVMALLGAAIERVAIRPLERSEKSGNASLSWVLTTMGCGMILQNVASLIWGKSSQYSPSLFSDRGEQTLMIGGVGIFREELIVMAVSLTVVMLFCWMLYRTRWGKATIVVSFDKTTAALLGINVRAIIVTSYVIMALLAGIAGILIGPISNVQPHMGLLYVLKGFAVVCIGGFSNPFGLLVAGLGFGAIEATSNYFDSTFGDLYPFIIVLVLLMLKPSGLFGEAKADVR, from the coding sequence ATGAGCACCAACTTCATCCAGGTGCTGCTCACCGGTCTAACCATGGGCAGCGTCTACACGCTGATGGGCCTCGGCCTGTTCATCACCTTCCTGACGAGTCGCGCGCTGAACTTTGGCCAGGGAGATTTATTGATGATTGCCGCCTTCATCGCCATGGCGCTCGGCACCGACGGCATGGGGCCGGCCCCCACCATCCTGCTCACCCTGGCGGTGATGGCCCTTCTCGGCGCTGCCATCGAGCGCGTCGCCATCCGGCCGCTGGAACGCAGCGAGAAATCCGGCAACGCCAGCCTGTCCTGGGTTCTCACCACGATGGGCTGCGGCATGATCCTGCAGAACGTCGCGAGCCTGATCTGGGGCAAGTCCAGCCAATACTCGCCGTCTCTGTTCTCCGACCGCGGCGAGCAGACGCTGATGATCGGCGGCGTCGGCATCTTCCGGGAGGAACTGATCGTGATGGCGGTGAGCCTTACGGTCGTGATGCTGTTCTGCTGGATGCTCTACCGCACGCGCTGGGGCAAGGCGACGATCGTCGTCTCCTTCGACAAGACCACTGCGGCCCTGCTCGGTATCAATGTCCGCGCCATCATCGTGACAAGCTATGTGATCATGGCCCTGCTCGCAGGCATCGCCGGGATCCTGATCGGGCCGATCTCCAACGTCCAGCCGCATATGGGGCTGCTCTACGTGCTGAAGGGCTTTGCCGTGGTCTGCATCGGCGGGTTCTCGAACCCGTTCGGGCTGCTGGTCGCCGGCCTCGGCTTCGGTGCCATCGAGGCGACGAGCAACTACTTCGATTCCACCTTCGGCGACCTCTATCCGTTCATCATCGTTTTGGTCCTTCTCATGCTCAAGCCGTCCGGCTTGTTCGGGGAAGCCAAGGCCGACGTCCGCTAG
- a CDS encoding Branched-chain amino acid ABC transporter ATP-binding protein/permease has protein sequence MKLYRYIVLAAVIAVFPLLAPNPFFVQLSQDLLCFAIAAIGLNLLIGLSGQLSLGHAGFFAIGAYTSAVLATAYGYPLWLSVPIGVVAATVIGAGMSLVALRTRTHYLAMATLAFGFIIEIIVQRWVGVTGGAMGITGVPRLGSGEHAQMQFVWIVGAAYVCAQAINDYVMASHWGRGLHAVKESESFGLTVGVNVPVWRAMTFIVSATLAGLSGAFFVHQSGYVGSDGFGLDRSIAFLIMVVVGGLGMPYAGVLGAMTLVLLNQLTADLYEVSQFIFGAIFLFTMLVAPGGASALLGAALSPFKRKKPASPTQGGRELPSVQKAPEVGEGKPLLQLVGLSKSYAGVKAVDDVSFSVMPHSVHAIIGPNGAGKSTLINTVSGLYLPTSGEVAFLGRDVTRMPPHLRARLGLARTFQNLQLIGTLTAVENVMLGLGLRTGFIAGLMDWLSADRIESAQRERAVALMSFFGIAHLADKLPGDLPYGHRKLLEMARALAQNPSLMLLDEPIAGLNEEEAEAVARIILKLKALGMAILIVEHNMPFVMSISDTVTVIDYGRKIAEGPPAEIQKNPAVIQAYLGAAATPKEYSHA, from the coding sequence GTGAAGCTCTACCGGTACATCGTTCTGGCGGCCGTCATCGCCGTCTTCCCGCTGCTGGCGCCGAACCCGTTCTTCGTCCAGCTCTCGCAGGACCTGCTCTGCTTCGCCATCGCCGCGATCGGCCTCAACCTGCTGATCGGCCTCTCGGGCCAGCTCTCGCTCGGCCATGCCGGCTTCTTCGCTATCGGCGCCTATACCTCGGCTGTGCTCGCGACGGCCTATGGCTACCCGCTCTGGCTCTCGGTGCCGATCGGCGTGGTCGCGGCGACGGTGATCGGCGCTGGCATGAGCCTCGTCGCGCTGCGCACCCGAACGCACTACCTCGCCATGGCGACGCTGGCCTTCGGCTTCATCATCGAGATCATCGTGCAGCGCTGGGTCGGCGTCACCGGCGGCGCGATGGGTATCACCGGCGTGCCCCGGCTCGGCTCTGGCGAACACGCCCAGATGCAGTTCGTCTGGATCGTCGGGGCGGCCTATGTCTGCGCGCAGGCGATCAACGACTACGTCATGGCGTCGCACTGGGGCCGCGGCCTGCATGCGGTCAAGGAAAGCGAGAGTTTCGGACTGACCGTCGGCGTCAACGTGCCAGTCTGGCGGGCGATGACCTTCATCGTCTCGGCGACGCTGGCGGGACTTTCCGGCGCCTTCTTCGTGCACCAGTCCGGCTATGTCGGCAGCGACGGCTTCGGCCTCGACCGCAGCATCGCCTTCCTGATCATGGTCGTGGTCGGCGGCCTGGGCATGCCCTATGCGGGCGTGCTCGGCGCGATGACCCTCGTCCTGCTCAACCAGCTGACCGCCGATCTCTACGAGGTCTCGCAGTTCATCTTCGGGGCGATCTTCCTTTTCACGATGCTCGTCGCCCCCGGCGGTGCATCGGCCCTGCTCGGCGCGGCTCTCTCGCCGTTCAAGCGCAAGAAACCGGCGTCGCCGACGCAAGGCGGAAGGGAGCTGCCCAGCGTCCAGAAGGCTCCGGAGGTCGGGGAGGGCAAGCCCCTTCTCCAGCTCGTCGGGCTGAGCAAGTCCTATGCCGGCGTGAAGGCCGTGGACGACGTCTCCTTCAGCGTGATGCCGCATTCGGTGCACGCCATCATCGGGCCGAACGGAGCGGGTAAGAGCACGCTGATCAATACGGTGAGCGGCCTCTACCTGCCGACTTCGGGGGAGGTCGCCTTCCTGGGACGGGACGTCACGCGGATGCCGCCGCATCTGCGGGCGCGTCTCGGCCTCGCCCGCACCTTCCAGAACCTGCAGCTGATCGGCACGCTGACCGCTGTCGAGAACGTCATGCTCGGCCTGGGCTTACGAACCGGATTCATCGCCGGCTTGATGGATTGGCTGAGTGCGGACCGCATCGAGAGCGCCCAGCGCGAGCGTGCGGTCGCTCTGATGAGCTTCTTCGGCATCGCCCATCTCGCCGACAAGCTGCCGGGCGACTTGCCCTATGGCCACCGAAAGCTCCTCGAGATGGCGCGTGCGCTCGCCCAGAACCCCAGCCTGATGCTGCTGGACGAGCCCATCGCCGGTCTGAACGAGGAAGAGGCCGAGGCCGTCGCCAGGATCATCCTGAAGCTCAAGGCGCTCGGCATGGCGATCCTGATCGTCGAGCACAACATGCCGTTCGTCATGTCGATCAGCGACACGGTCACGGTCATCGACTACGGCCGCAAGATCGCGGAAGGGCCGCCGGCCGAGATCCAGAAGAACCCTGCCGTCATCCAGGCCTATCTCGGAGCCGCAGCGACCCCCAAGGAGTATAGCCATGCTTGA